A region from the Oceanidesulfovibrio marinus genome encodes:
- the cbiM gene encoding cobalt transporter CbiM: MHISEGVLSTPVLAAGWALAVGGTWLGIKRLDHERIMTVAMLSAAFFVASLIHFPVGPTSVHLVLNGLLGIILGWAAFPAIMVGLLLQAVFFQFGGLTTLGINTFNMAAPAVLCYLVFHRLIVKGGGVRPVAAFFAGALPIALSAVLVSLCLVFTDEGFLAAAGTLLLAHLPVMGIEGVVTVFIISFLAKVQPEILNLQRVAGA; encoded by the coding sequence ATGCACATCTCCGAAGGCGTTCTATCCACACCGGTGCTGGCCGCTGGTTGGGCGCTGGCCGTCGGGGGAACATGGCTCGGTATCAAGCGGTTGGATCACGAGCGCATCATGACCGTGGCCATGCTCTCCGCGGCGTTCTTCGTCGCCAGCCTCATCCACTTTCCTGTCGGACCCACCAGCGTCCATCTGGTGCTCAACGGTCTCTTAGGCATCATCCTGGGATGGGCCGCGTTCCCGGCCATCATGGTCGGGCTGTTGCTGCAGGCCGTGTTCTTCCAGTTCGGCGGGCTCACCACCCTGGGCATCAATACCTTCAACATGGCCGCGCCCGCTGTGCTCTGCTACCTCGTCTTCCACAGGCTCATCGTCAAGGGCGGCGGCGTGCGCCCTGTGGCGGCGTTCTTTGCCGGGGCGTTGCCCATCGCGCTGTCCGCCGTGCTCGTCTCCCTATGTCTGGTGTTCACGGACGAGGGATTCCTGGCCGCGGCCGGCACGCTGCTGCTGGCGCATCTGCCGGTCATGGGCATAGAGGGGGTGGTTACCGTGTTCATCATCTCGTTCCTGGCCAAGGTCCAGCCGGAAATTCTCAATCTGCAACGCGTAGCGGGAGCGTAA
- a CDS encoding DUF4198 domain-containing protein, giving the protein MRFNRLVLAAFFLLIMSAPAFAHFGMVIPSQPVVTPDNRSVDVTLSFSHPFGGEGMNLVKPKEFGVVFEGEKTDLLGSLKEATVMEHPAWTVHYDVKRPGVYTFYMEPVPYWEPAEDCSIIHYTKAVVPAFGGEDGWDEPLGLKTEIVPLLRPFGNYAGNAFVGQVLLDGKPVPNAEVEVELYNQAGFSLPSDYHETQVVKADGAGIFTFACPQPGWWGFAALNTADFTLPDPDGNQKPVELGGVLWIYMDEYSK; this is encoded by the coding sequence ATGCGTTTCAATCGACTCGTACTTGCCGCGTTCTTTTTGCTGATCATGTCCGCACCGGCCTTTGCCCACTTCGGCATGGTCATCCCCAGCCAGCCCGTGGTTACGCCGGACAACCGCTCCGTGGACGTGACCCTGTCCTTCTCGCACCCCTTTGGCGGCGAGGGCATGAACCTGGTCAAGCCCAAGGAGTTCGGCGTGGTGTTCGAGGGCGAAAAGACCGACCTGCTGGGCTCCCTCAAGGAAGCCACGGTGATGGAGCATCCGGCCTGGACCGTGCATTACGACGTGAAGCGCCCCGGCGTGTACACCTTTTACATGGAGCCCGTGCCGTACTGGGAGCCTGCCGAGGACTGCTCCATCATCCACTACACCAAGGCCGTGGTGCCGGCTTTCGGCGGTGAGGACGGCTGGGACGAGCCTCTGGGCCTGAAGACCGAGATCGTGCCCCTGCTGCGGCCCTTCGGCAACTACGCCGGCAACGCTTTTGTGGGCCAGGTGCTGCTGGACGGCAAGCCCGTGCCCAACGCCGAGGTCGAGGTGGAGCTCTACAACCAGGCCGGTTTCTCCCTGCCCAGTGATTACCATGAGACGCAGGTGGTCAAGGCCGACGGCGCGGGCATCTTCACCTTTGCCTGCCCGCAGCCGGGCTGGTGGGGCTTTGCCGCGCTGAACACTGCGGACTTCACGCTGCCCGATCCCGACGGCAACCAGAAGCCGGTGGAGCTCGGCGGCGTGCTCTGGATCTACATGGACGAGTACTCCAAGTAA
- a CDS encoding chloride channel protein yields MITGMSRRLVSLARQRSPRRWHQARLRYIGLLFLAVLVGVLAAGGAYLFRELILLFQELFWGGEGGNFLETVRQAPWWLVLLVPTAAGLAVGPVITFFAPEARGPGVPEVIRAITVGKGVMRRRVAVFKALVTSLLLGAGASVGREGPIVQIGASVGSTIGGLFRLTPEMLPVLLASGAAAGIAATFNAPLTGALFAMEVILVEIEVAYMAHIIVAAVTASALSRFFWGHFAAFELAGPTGLQKYWELLIYAPMGVLAGLVAIAFIRSVFGADMFFERIPLPRWVKPAIGGLLLGLIALITPDVLGVGYETVNLALAGHLALGLALLLIVLKIAATSVCIGSGMSGGIMGPSFFLGAALGTVVSLGLNAIDPTLALHPQNYAVAGMAAVLAGTTLAPITALFTAVELTMSYGGVLPLMAACIASALTVRLLFGYSAYEMKLLRQGVNIVRGFDPDFLAELAVTEVMETRFETLHEDATFLEVLNKAAASRYPHYPVLDDAGKLVGMLSMSDLRPHIKDCLLKPASRRVRDMMTRTVVTVDNGETLNEALIKFEFTPVSCLPVIDPKRPGEVVGLLKKDALLMALRERSKRTRTLSGM; encoded by the coding sequence ATGATTACGGGGATGAGCCGGCGGCTCGTCTCCCTGGCGCGGCAGAGATCGCCCAGGCGCTGGCACCAGGCCAGGCTGCGGTACATCGGCCTGCTGTTTCTGGCCGTGCTGGTGGGCGTGCTGGCTGCGGGCGGCGCGTATCTGTTCCGCGAGCTCATCCTGCTGTTCCAGGAGCTCTTCTGGGGCGGGGAGGGCGGCAACTTCCTGGAAACCGTGCGCCAGGCGCCGTGGTGGCTGGTGCTGCTCGTGCCCACGGCTGCCGGTCTGGCCGTGGGGCCGGTCATCACCTTTTTCGCACCCGAGGCGCGCGGGCCCGGCGTGCCAGAGGTCATCCGCGCCATCACCGTGGGCAAGGGCGTCATGCGGCGGCGGGTGGCCGTGTTCAAGGCCCTGGTCACAAGCCTGCTGCTGGGCGCGGGCGCTTCGGTGGGCCGCGAGGGGCCCATCGTACAGATCGGCGCATCCGTGGGCTCCACAATCGGCGGATTATTCAGGCTGACCCCGGAGATGCTGCCGGTGCTGCTGGCCTCCGGCGCGGCCGCGGGCATTGCTGCCACGTTCAACGCGCCGCTCACTGGCGCACTCTTCGCCATGGAAGTCATCCTCGTGGAGATCGAGGTGGCCTACATGGCGCACATCATCGTAGCCGCCGTCACGGCCTCGGCGCTGTCGCGCTTTTTCTGGGGCCATTTCGCCGCCTTCGAGCTCGCCGGACCCACCGGCCTGCAGAAGTACTGGGAGCTGCTCATCTATGCGCCCATGGGCGTGCTGGCCGGGCTGGTGGCCATCGCCTTCATCCGCTCGGTCTTCGGCGCCGACATGTTCTTCGAGCGCATCCCGCTGCCGCGCTGGGTGAAGCCGGCCATCGGCGGGCTGCTGCTCGGCCTCATCGCCCTGATTACGCCGGATGTATTGGGCGTGGGCTATGAGACGGTAAACCTCGCCCTGGCCGGGCACCTAGCCCTGGGGCTTGCGCTGTTGCTCATCGTGCTCAAGATCGCCGCCACCTCGGTCTGCATCGGCTCCGGCATGAGCGGCGGCATCATGGGGCCGTCCTTCTTTCTGGGTGCGGCCCTGGGCACGGTCGTCAGCCTGGGCCTCAACGCCATCGACCCCACGCTGGCCCTGCATCCGCAGAACTACGCTGTGGCCGGCATGGCCGCCGTGCTGGCCGGCACCACCCTGGCCCCCATCACCGCGCTGTTCACCGCCGTGGAGCTGACCATGAGCTACGGCGGGGTGCTGCCGCTGATGGCGGCGTGCATAGCCAGCGCGCTGACCGTGCGGCTGCTCTTCGGCTACTCGGCGTACGAGATGAAGCTGCTGCGCCAGGGCGTGAACATCGTGCGCGGGTTCGACCCCGACTTCCTGGCCGAGCTGGCCGTGACCGAGGTCATGGAGACGCGCTTCGAAACGCTTCACGAAGACGCCACCTTCCTGGAGGTACTGAACAAGGCGGCGGCGTCCCGGTACCCGCACTACCCGGTGCTGGACGACGCGGGGAAGCTCGTGGGTATGCTCTCCATGAGCGATCTGAGGCCGCACATCAAGGACTGTCTGCTGAAGCCGGCGAGCAGGCGCGTGCGCGACATGATGACCCGTACGGTGGTCACCGTGGACAACGGCGAAACCCTCAACGAGGCGCTGATAAAGTTCGAGTTCACGCCGGTCTCCTGCCTGCCGGTGATCGATCCCAAAAGGCCCGGCGAGGTCGTCGGCCTGCTCAAGAAGGATGCGCTGCTCATGGCGCTGCGCGAACGGAGCAAGCGGACCCGCACTCTCAGCGGCATGTAA
- a CDS encoding GNAT family N-acetyltransferase, producing MIIRNEELRDIEAIRTVHVEAFASHPYSRQTEHLIVDGLREAGALSVSLVADMEGQVVGHIAFSPALVGGAECGLYILGPVGVLPPFQRRGVGSRLVRDGLEAIRAMGATGCVLVGDPAFYRHFGFVQAAPLTMEGVPPEVVLYLPMADTMPRGAVTHHSAFHVEP from the coding sequence GTGATAATCCGCAATGAAGAGCTGCGCGACATCGAGGCTATCCGTACGGTTCATGTCGAGGCATTTGCCAGCCATCCCTACAGCCGGCAGACCGAGCACCTCATCGTGGACGGCCTGCGCGAGGCCGGCGCGCTGAGCGTCTCGCTGGTGGCGGATATGGAGGGCCAGGTCGTCGGCCACATCGCCTTTTCCCCGGCCCTGGTGGGCGGCGCCGAGTGCGGGCTCTACATACTGGGACCAGTGGGCGTGCTGCCGCCGTTCCAGCGCCGGGGCGTGGGCTCGCGCCTGGTGCGGGACGGGTTGGAGGCCATCCGCGCCATGGGTGCTACCGGTTGCGTGCTGGTGGGCGATCCCGCCTTCTACCGCCACTTCGGCTTTGTCCAGGCCGCACCGCTGACCATGGAGGGCGTACCGCCAGAGGTTGTTTTGTACCTGCCCATGGCCGACACGATGCCCCGCGGCGCCGTGACCCACCACAGCGCTTTCCATGTGGAGCCGTAG
- a CDS encoding sodium:solute symporter family protein, which translates to MTLLLLYCLVFIGMGVYEYARRKNFEEFAVAGRRYGSAVISISIVASCIGASATIGMTGLAYSVGTPAFWWLGSGGVGLLILGVFLAKKVRSSGAYTLPDMAEKYISPSARRLMALIIIPAWSSILAAQFIAAAKTSASLSGMEFQTALFVCALFIIGYTVLGGQNSILKSDAVQFAMVIVGLLLALYFTKSASSVSLSSIPLQFTNAAFPLSKWSYFMLVIGGSYVVCPMLFGRLLSARNEVHARRGTFLAVFGIILSAVVIVCIGLYARGLAPAGADADSILTQVVPSVMPEWAGTLLLFALLSAIISSADSCLITAATVFEHDLLGGENVTRCRLLMAAIGIMALAIAYSGSSILTLLLAANDIYVCGVVAPMAVAILAHGKRSLSTRTMLTAIFLGGLCGLLAATTGLKFFSYLGGALSLAISLLALTKSHKQYNSEALGTAWQ; encoded by the coding sequence ATGACTCTGCTTCTATTGTATTGCCTCGTGTTTATCGGCATGGGCGTATATGAATACGCCCGTCGCAAGAATTTCGAAGAGTTTGCCGTGGCAGGTCGCCGCTATGGAAGCGCCGTCATCAGCATCTCAATAGTCGCCTCCTGCATTGGGGCCTCGGCCACCATCGGCATGACAGGCCTGGCGTATTCCGTCGGCACTCCGGCATTCTGGTGGCTTGGTTCAGGGGGCGTGGGACTGCTGATACTCGGCGTATTCCTTGCCAAAAAGGTTCGCAGCAGTGGGGCATACACTCTGCCGGACATGGCTGAAAAGTACATTTCGCCATCAGCGCGGCGCCTCATGGCTCTCATCATTATTCCAGCCTGGTCCTCCATACTCGCGGCCCAGTTTATTGCGGCGGCAAAAACGTCCGCATCCCTTTCCGGCATGGAGTTTCAGACGGCGCTTTTTGTTTGCGCTCTTTTCATCATCGGATACACCGTCCTGGGTGGGCAGAACTCCATTCTCAAAAGCGATGCGGTTCAGTTCGCCATGGTTATCGTCGGACTTCTTTTGGCTTTATACTTCACCAAAAGCGCTTCGTCCGTCTCCCTGTCCTCCATTCCTCTTCAGTTTACGAATGCTGCGTTCCCGCTCTCAAAGTGGAGCTACTTCATGCTTGTCATAGGCGGCAGTTACGTGGTCTGCCCCATGCTGTTCGGTCGCCTGCTCTCTGCACGGAATGAAGTGCACGCCAGACGCGGAACCTTTCTCGCCGTCTTCGGAATCATTCTCTCCGCCGTTGTTATTGTCTGTATCGGGCTATACGCCCGCGGCCTTGCCCCAGCCGGAGCAGATGCAGATTCCATACTGACGCAGGTGGTGCCTTCGGTTATGCCGGAATGGGCCGGCACGCTGCTTTTGTTCGCGTTGCTCTCCGCCATTATCTCCTCGGCGGATTCCTGTCTCATTACAGCCGCGACAGTGTTTGAGCATGATCTCCTGGGTGGGGAAAACGTGACGCGTTGCCGTTTGCTTATGGCGGCCATCGGAATCATGGCTCTTGCCATCGCCTACTCTGGCAGCTCCATCCTCACGCTGTTGCTTGCGGCAAATGACATTTACGTGTGCGGCGTGGTGGCTCCCATGGCGGTGGCGATTCTCGCTCACGGCAAAAGATCCCTCAGCACGCGGACCATGCTGACCGCCATTTTCCTGGGCGGGCTTTGTGGCCTCCTGGCCGCCACAACCGGGCTCAAATTCTTCAGCTATCTCGGGGGAGCTCTCTCCCTGGCCATCTCTCTCCTGGCGCTCACGAAATCTCATAAGCAATACAATTCTGAAGCGCTCGGCACTGCCTGGCAGTAG
- the bioA gene encoding adenosylmethionine--8-amino-7-oxononanoate transaminase produces the protein MKGYYFITGIDTGVGKTYVTAGLLRVLSDAGLKALAVKPVQTGCKEKSGSLIPDDPVEYARLNASHFPNGYPDACCRRFVPACSPHLAAQMAGEHIHLDELVHEISAKGEGYDIVLVEGAGGVSVPLNDKHTMLDLMQRLDCPVIIVADNKLGMINHTLMTIESVRNRGLDVAGVIINSTTPCIEDAALRDDNIAAIAHHGDVTVLADIPFRSNQHERDEQLIQRLSPVIDTLVPEVDSHEENLIFDRDHLWHPYTSAVNPLPAVKVRSTRGTRIILDDGRELIDGMASWWCAIHGYGHPVLERALHRQAGRMSHVMFGGLTHNPAVELGRRLVSMTPDGLDHVFLADSGSVSVEVAIKMAMQYMQADGQPNRTRLLTVRGGYHGDTCGAMSVCDPENGMHHLFSDLLPSQLFAPRPSCRFDAPFDPASLQEITRILDAHSHEMAAIIIEPIVQGAGGMRFYHPDYLRGLRQLADAHGVLLILDEIATGFGRTGKLFGCDWAGVAPDIMCVGKALSGGMMTLAATLATRQVARTVSKNGDVFMHGPTFMGNPLACAVSNASLDLLEQSDWQPKVHAIETWLEEAFSPCRHLPGVNDVRILGAIGVVEMSDPVYVPRLQKFFIENNIWLRPFGKLIYAMPPYIISREEVAHIGEVVAQAITQKQYTK, from the coding sequence ATGAAAGGTTACTACTTCATTACCGGCATTGATACAGGGGTTGGCAAAACATACGTAACTGCAGGGCTCCTACGTGTGCTTTCCGATGCAGGACTCAAGGCGCTTGCGGTCAAGCCAGTGCAGACCGGATGTAAAGAAAAATCCGGCTCTTTGATTCCGGACGATCCTGTCGAATACGCCAGGCTTAATGCCTCTCATTTCCCAAATGGCTATCCCGACGCCTGCTGCCGTCGCTTCGTGCCGGCCTGCTCTCCACACCTGGCAGCCCAGATGGCGGGTGAGCATATACATCTGGACGAACTGGTCCATGAGATTTCCGCCAAAGGAGAAGGATACGATATCGTCCTTGTTGAAGGCGCCGGTGGTGTCTCTGTTCCACTGAATGATAAGCACACCATGCTTGACCTCATGCAACGTCTTGACTGCCCTGTCATCATCGTTGCTGACAACAAGCTTGGCATGATCAACCATACATTGATGACCATTGAGTCGGTGCGGAATCGCGGCCTGGATGTTGCTGGTGTTATAATAAATTCCACGACTCCCTGCATCGAAGATGCCGCATTGAGAGACGATAATATTGCGGCCATCGCACACCATGGGGATGTCACAGTTCTGGCGGACATTCCTTTTCGTTCAAACCAACACGAGCGGGATGAGCAACTGATCCAGCGCTTGAGCCCGGTCATCGACACGCTGGTTCCAGAAGTCGACTCACATGAAGAAAACCTGATTTTTGACCGCGATCACCTTTGGCACCCATATACTTCCGCCGTAAACCCGTTGCCGGCAGTCAAGGTTCGATCGACCCGCGGAACACGTATCATCCTGGATGACGGCAGAGAGCTGATTGATGGCATGGCCTCGTGGTGGTGCGCCATTCATGGTTACGGACATCCGGTACTGGAGCGCGCCTTACACAGACAAGCTGGCCGCATGAGTCATGTCATGTTCGGTGGATTGACCCACAACCCTGCGGTGGAACTGGGCCGCAGGCTTGTCTCCATGACGCCTGACGGGCTCGATCACGTCTTTTTGGCGGACTCCGGATCCGTTAGTGTCGAGGTCGCAATCAAGATGGCCATGCAGTACATGCAGGCAGACGGGCAGCCCAACCGAACCAGGCTCCTGACAGTACGTGGCGGCTATCACGGTGACACATGCGGGGCCATGTCCGTGTGCGACCCTGAAAACGGGATGCACCACCTGTTTTCCGACCTGTTGCCCAGCCAACTCTTCGCCCCCAGGCCCTCTTGCCGTTTCGATGCCCCTTTCGACCCGGCCTCTCTGCAGGAAATCACTCGGATACTGGACGCGCACAGCCACGAAATGGCGGCCATCATCATCGAGCCCATCGTCCAGGGGGCGGGAGGCATGCGCTTTTACCATCCCGATTATTTGCGAGGGTTGAGGCAGCTGGCCGACGCGCATGGCGTTCTGCTCATTCTGGATGAGATAGCCACAGGCTTCGGAAGGACCGGCAAACTGTTCGGTTGCGATTGGGCGGGGGTTGCGCCGGATATAATGTGCGTCGGAAAGGCGTTGTCCGGCGGAATGATGACGCTTGCCGCAACCCTTGCTACCCGCCAGGTGGCAAGAACTGTCTCAAAAAATGGCGACGTCTTCATGCATGGCCCCACCTTCATGGGGAACCCCCTTGCCTGCGCCGTGTCGAATGCCAGCCTCGACCTGCTGGAGCAGTCGGACTGGCAACCCAAAGTTCACGCTATCGAGACGTGGCTCGAAGAAGCGTTTTCTCCCTGCCGTCATCTGCCCGGTGTCAATGATGTGCGCATTCTGGGGGCCATCGGCGTTGTGGAGATGTCCGACCCTGTATATGTTCCCCGCCTCCAAAAGTTCTTCATCGAAAACAACATTTGGCTCCGACCTTTTGGCAAGCTTATTTATGCAATGCCGCCGTACATAATATCGCGTGAAGAAGTGGCCCACATCGGCGAAGTCGTAGCCCAGGCCATCACGCAGAAACAATATACGAAGTAA
- a CDS encoding nitroreductase family protein has product MSRIEIDYAKCVKDRICIRACPYRLFLDSGDGSPILHENAGELCIECGHCLAVCPVGAISLNGVAQESLKERAPSLDPSPESVEQLFTFRRAIRAYKTKPVERELLARLVEITRYAPTAVNGQSVHWTIVDSKDELRRLTGLVAAFMRENNIMPMVAEAWDNGVDLLLRDAPALAVAHAATTALTPQIDCAVAVATLELAAAANGLGACWAGSIAGAAQASAAVRELLQLPEDHNVYASLMLGYPKFQYNWRPERIPARITWV; this is encoded by the coding sequence ATGAGTCGTATCGAAATCGATTACGCCAAGTGTGTCAAGGACCGTATCTGCATCCGCGCCTGCCCCTACCGCCTGTTTCTGGACAGCGGCGACGGGTCGCCTATTCTGCACGAGAACGCCGGGGAGCTGTGCATCGAGTGCGGCCACTGCCTGGCCGTGTGCCCGGTGGGCGCCATCAGCCTGAACGGTGTGGCCCAGGAGAGCCTGAAGGAGAGAGCTCCGTCCCTCGATCCCTCGCCGGAGTCGGTGGAGCAGCTCTTCACTTTCCGCCGGGCCATCCGGGCGTACAAGACCAAGCCGGTGGAGCGCGAGCTGCTGGCCAGGCTGGTGGAGATCACACGCTACGCACCCACAGCCGTCAACGGGCAGTCCGTGCACTGGACCATCGTGGACTCCAAGGACGAGCTGCGGCGGCTGACTGGCCTCGTTGCGGCGTTCATGCGCGAGAACAATATTATGCCGATGGTGGCGGAGGCCTGGGACAATGGCGTGGACCTGCTCCTGCGCGACGCTCCGGCCCTGGCCGTGGCCCATGCCGCCACCACGGCCCTCACCCCGCAGATCGACTGCGCCGTCGCCGTCGCGACCCTGGAGCTTGCGGCCGCGGCCAACGGCCTGGGCGCATGCTGGGCCGGCAGCATTGCAGGAGCGGCCCAGGCCTCGGCAGCTGTGCGCGAGCTGCTGCAGCTTCCCGAGGACCACAACGTCTACGCCTCCCTGATGCTCGGCTACCCCAAGTTCCAGTACAACTGGCGGCCGGAGCGCATCCCGGCGCGGATCACCTGGGTTTAA